The DNA segment TGCTGGAAGACAACGACATCCCGTGCAAGCTCGAGAATCTGACCTTCCACGCCGAGCCCATCGCCGTGTCCCAGTCCTTCAGCTGCGTGCGGATCTGGGTGGAGGAGGAAAACCTGGCGGCAGCCCAGGCGCTCCTGGCCGAGGCGGACAATTTCGCCCTTTGTTCGGAATGCGGCGCAGCGGTGAAAAAAGAGGATGCGGCCTGTCCCCAGTGCGGCGCCACGCTGGAGGACGAGCCGGCGGGCGACTGACTGCGCCCACCGGTCCACGGTGCGCTCCGGGCGCGACCGTTCAGCTCAGCTCAGGGAATCAGGGAGCGACGAACAGTTCCCGGGCGACCACTTCGCGGACCCCCGGCAGCTTGCGGACATCGGCGATGAGCCGTTGGCGGGTCTCCTCGGTGGGAACCTGGCCGAAAAGCTCCACTCGCCCGGCGGCGCAGTTCACGCTGACGGTGCTCCCCTTGTACCCCAGCCGGATCTTGTTCAACACCAGGAAGGTCAGGTCCTTGTCGGACAGCTCGTAGACCACCCCGTCGGCGGTGCCGGCTGCGGCCGGCGCAGCGGGCGCGGCGGCGCCCGGCGCG comes from the Acidobacteriota bacterium genome and includes:
- a CDS encoding BON domain-containing protein gives rise to the protein APGAAAPAAPAAAGTADGVVYELSDKDLTFLVLNKIRLGYKGSTVSVNCAAGRVELFGQVPTEETRQRLIADVRKLPGVREVVARELFVAP
- a CDS encoding DUF2007 domain-containing protein, producing MWCPTCRAEYVEDVRRCPVCDVDLVSELPDEAPEYIPETWKLAAEYTDEIAASLAEGLLEDNDIPCKLENLTFHAEPIAVSQSFSCVRIWVEEENLAAAQALLAEADNFALCSECGAAVKKEDAACPQCGATLEDEPAGD